A genome region from Eurosta solidaginis isolate ZX-2024a chromosome 2, ASM4086904v1, whole genome shotgun sequence includes the following:
- the Spn31A gene encoding serine protease inhibitor 42Dd, with amino-acid sequence MASNSNNKSVAHAVNGNGATTNTTETHFANDIASVIMAANSTENVIISPLQLEALLTLLYLGSDGNTAEELQRVMHLQHFANNAKMAHHFATELQLSTDSTAETHMQLCSELILPECYEIADEFYKIAQKYFHTQTGKSDVMCSTVKFRAQLNDDLTKAAFGYAWRISDALLASMTAPEANSALILAAVHFQNKWFLPFSQYRTGIYDFQLSVDETSATEKERLKAPAAVPVPMLFDDDMFVKFAEFRELDARAIELPYEHDEELSMLVVLPNRRDGLVALEKQLQSVDLKVLAERMQMENVQVLLPKFKIDFECCLRRILEQLGIQTIFSKAPNFKNMLREKHAVPLRIADILHKVCIEVNESGTEGAKSVVYKPIVISNSMDSRKKFFRADHPFYFAIRCREVTYFVGHITKF; translated from the exons ATGGCaagcaatagcaacaacaaaagcgTAGCGCATGCAGTAAACGGCAATGGCGCCACTACCAATACAACGGAAACGCACTTCGCCAACGATATTGCCAGCGTCATTATGGCTGCGAATAGTACGGAAAATGTTATCATATCACCACTACAGCTTGAGGCATTACTTACACTACTCTATCTTGGTAGTGATGGCAACACCGCTGAAGAGTTACAACGCGTAATGCATCTGCAACATTTCGCCAACAATGCCAAAATGGCTCATCACTTTGCAACGGAACTGCAGTTGAGTACCGATTCCACAGCCGAAACGCATATGCAATTATGCAGTGAATTGATATTGCCAGAGTGCTATGAAATTGCAGATGAATTCTATAAGATAGCGCAAAAATATTTCCATACACAAACCGGAAAAAGTGATGTTATGTGCAGTACAGTAAAATTTCGCGCACAACTCAATGATGATTTGACGAAAGCTGCCTTTGGCTATGCATGGCGCATCAGTGATGCTTTGCTTGCAAGTATGACAGCGCCAGAAGCTAACTCGGCTCTAATATTGGCAGCAGTTCATTTTCAAAACAAATGGTTTCTTCCCTTCAGCCAATATCGTACCGGCATTTACGATTTTCAATTGAGCGTAGATGAAACGTCCGCCACGGAAAAGGAGCGACTAAAAGCGCCTGCAGCTGTACCAGTGCCAATGCTTTTCGATGATGATATGTTTGTAAAGTTTGCTGAGTTTCGTGAGTTGGATGCGCGTGCTATTGAATTGCCGTATGAGCATGATGAGGAGTTGTCTATGCTGGTGGTGTTGCCTAATCGGCGTGATGGTTTGGTGGCGCTTGAAAAGCAATTGCAATCAGTTGACCTCAAGGTGCTTGCGGAACGCATGCAAATGGAGAATGTACAGGTTTTGTTGCCGAAATTCAAAATTGATTTTGAGTGTTGCTTGCGGCGTATTTTAGAACAG CTGGGCATTCAAACTATTTTCTCcaaagcgccaaactttaaaaaTATGCTGCGTGAAAAGCATGCAGTTCCTTTAAGGATTGCGGATATTCTACATAAAGTTTGCATAGAAGTTAACGAGTCTGGTACGGAGGGAGCCAAAAGTGTAG tgtacaaacCAATTGTGATTAGCAATTCTATGGATTCACGCAAAAAATTCTTTCGTGCTGATCATCCTTTTTATTTTGCCATACGATGTCGAGAGGTGACTTACTTTGTGGGGCATATAACAAAGTTTTAA